From the endosymbiont of Bathymodiolus septemdierum str. Myojin knoll genome, one window contains:
- the nadS gene encoding NadS family protein: MSELFNSIKQGLDEAIDFSKGKKSKAIVHDINPLDIKNIRANVGMSQNEFANAFGVSVNTLRHWERGDRHPRGPALVLLNVVAKEPSVVLRALSH, translated from the coding sequence ATGAGTGAATTATTTAACAGTATCAAGCAAGGTTTAGATGAGGCAATTGATTTTTCTAAAGGCAAAAAATCAAAGGCTATCGTTCACGATATAAACCCATTAGATATAAAGAATATTCGTGCTAATGTTGGAATGAGTCAAAATGAATTCGCCAATGCTTTTGGTGTTAGTGTTAATACTTTGCGTCATTGGGAGCGTGGCGATAGACATCCTAGAGGTCCAGCTTTGGTGTTACTTAATGTCGTCGCTAAAGAGCCAAGCGTTGTTTTAAGGGCTTTAAGTCATTAA
- a CDS encoding transcriptional regulator, which produces MPKELITLGDHIKKKRLENNLFQKDVGIIIGTDNFTIVNWEKNSTKSIPAKYYPKIMEFLNYCPLEKIPTTITEKIKLHRIHRGLNQKKFTQLLKVDPTAVKFWESEERKSKLFLVSINKRSNSLWHNYPLNN; this is translated from the coding sequence ATGCCTAAAGAATTAATCACACTTGGCGACCATATTAAAAAGAAAAGGTTGGAAAATAATTTGTTTCAAAAAGATGTTGGAATAATCATAGGAACTGATAATTTTACTATAGTTAATTGGGAAAAGAATAGCACTAAAAGTATCCCTGCAAAATATTATCCTAAAATTATGGAGTTTTTAAATTATTGTCCGCTGGAAAAAATACCCACAACCATAACCGAGAAAATTAAACTCCATAGAATTCATCGAGGCCTTAATCAGAAGAAATTTACTCAACTGTTAAAAGTTGACCCAACTGCTGTTAAATTTTGGGAGAGCGAGGAAAGAAAGTCAAAATTATTTTTAGTAAGCATCAATAAAAGATCGAACAGTTTGTGGCATAATTACCCTTTAAATAATTAA
- a CDS encoding ATP-binding protein has translation MRDGNKAQNPCPCGYYGDGTAKCHCTADQIDRYKNKISGPLLDRIDMVLTVPPLPKETLLNQSTDTIENSETIR, from the coding sequence ATGAGAGACGGTAACAAGGCACAGAACCCCTGCCCATGCGGCTATTATGGCGATGGCACAGCTAAATGCCATTGCACAGCTGACCAAATTGACAGATACAAAAACAAAATATCAGGACCGCTACTAGATAGAATTGATATGGTATTAACCGTACCACCCCTGCCTAAAGAGACATTACTCAACCAAAGTACGGACACAATAGAAAATAGCGAAACCATCCGCTAA